In Cloacibacillus sp., one DNA window encodes the following:
- a CDS encoding PHP domain-containing protein: MLKPFWVDLHIHTLLSPCGELEMGAPEIVEQAREAKLDIIGIADHNTCENYPGIYGAAAGSPVVLPCIETQSAEDIHILCVFPDYDTALAYKEWLWQRIRPIPNDVEHFGYQIVVDANNEIVKEEETFLIQGAGYEVDQVVAKTKEMGGLAILAHVDRPAFSYPAALGPMPEDYPVDAFELSRRLNHDEAQRWREQYPERTFIRSSDSHMLETLSRANCTKMMLEEPTFEEIKKAIRGEDGRRISWPWG, translated from the coding sequence TTGCTGAAACCCTTCTGGGTAGATCTTCATATACACACGCTGCTCTCTCCCTGCGGGGAGCTCGAAATGGGGGCCCCGGAGATCGTCGAACAGGCGCGCGAGGCGAAACTGGACATTATCGGCATTGCCGACCACAATACCTGTGAGAACTATCCCGGCATATATGGGGCCGCGGCGGGTTCGCCCGTCGTGCTTCCCTGTATCGAAACTCAGAGCGCGGAAGATATCCATATACTCTGTGTCTTTCCCGATTACGATACGGCCCTCGCCTATAAAGAATGGCTCTGGCAGCGCATCCGTCCGATCCCCAACGACGTCGAGCATTTCGGCTATCAGATCGTCGTCGACGCGAACAATGAGATTGTGAAAGAGGAAGAAACCTTCCTCATTCAGGGTGCGGGCTACGAAGTCGATCAGGTCGTCGCCAAGACGAAGGAGATGGGTGGCCTCGCGATTCTTGCCCATGTGGACCGTCCGGCCTTCTCATATCCGGCGGCGCTTGGTCCGATGCCTGAGGATTACCCCGTAGACGCCTTTGAGCTTTCCCGCCGTCTCAACCACGACGAGGCGCAAAGGTGGCGTGAGCAATATCCGGAGCGTACCTTCATAAGATCGTCCGACTCACACATGCTGGAAACGCTGTCGCGCGCCAACTGTACGAAAATGATGCTTGAGGAACCGACCTTTGAAGAGATAAAAAAAGCTATACGCGGAGAGGACGGCCGGCGTATTTCGTGGCCGTGGGGTTAA
- a CDS encoding sodium:solute symporter family protein, with protein sequence MFLFYISAFALLAIFVGTGIVIGSRGAGKKDYSLGGRRAGATGVTGILLGALVGGASTVGTVQMAYTYGMTAWWFTLGGGIGCLLLGLRFAVPLRSSEITTIADYLERSYGGSRCGAAIAFTATISSSVGTFISICAQFLACLALIRGVLPLPAWSATIVAALSIWGFIAAGGMKSFSTLGTAKIFILYIVLVICAGAAYYHGGGFAATTKTLGFHPWFNLFGRGFFPELGYLASMIVGVFTTQIYIQSFAAAKDAAAARTGAFASAVLMPPMGLLGAWIGLSVRASGVEIAPDRVLSWFIMDSFPPLFGGLIWGGVLITVVGCAAGLILGIATNITKNFIPKRIMERYASKDSAIQQGLVILMIILAALSGVGGAGSMILEWSFVSMGLRGAGTFFPFVLAVLKPGFLSPPWALASSIGGLAGMLLWAAAGLPQDPLFAGLAVSALCVAAGIIFGKRELPL encoded by the coding sequence ATGTTCTTATTCTATATTTCCGCCTTTGCTTTGCTCGCCATCTTTGTCGGAACGGGCATCGTTATCGGCAGCAGGGGCGCCGGTAAAAAAGACTATAGCCTTGGCGGACGAAGGGCCGGGGCGACGGGCGTCACGGGGATACTGCTCGGCGCGCTCGTCGGCGGCGCCTCTACCGTGGGGACCGTCCAGATGGCCTATACCTACGGCATGACGGCCTGGTGGTTCACCCTCGGCGGCGGCATCGGCTGCCTGCTTCTGGGGCTGCGTTTCGCGGTGCCGCTGCGCAGCTCGGAGATAACGACGATCGCCGACTACCTTGAAAGAAGCTACGGCGGCTCCCGCTGCGGCGCGGCGATCGCCTTTACCGCCACCATCTCCTCGTCGGTCGGCACCTTCATCTCCATCTGCGCGCAGTTCCTCGCCTGCCTCGCGCTGATACGCGGCGTGCTGCCGCTTCCAGCGTGGAGCGCCACCATCGTCGCCGCCCTCTCGATATGGGGCTTTATCGCCGCCGGCGGGATGAAGAGCTTCTCCACCCTCGGCACGGCAAAAATATTCATCCTTTACATAGTGCTCGTGATCTGCGCGGGAGCGGCATATTATCACGGCGGCGGTTTCGCCGCCACGACAAAGACGCTGGGCTTCCATCCGTGGTTCAACCTCTTCGGGCGCGGTTTCTTCCCCGAACTTGGATACCTCGCCTCGATGATCGTCGGCGTCTTCACGACACAGATATACATACAGTCGTTCGCGGCGGCCAAAGACGCCGCGGCGGCCCGGACGGGAGCCTTCGCCTCCGCGGTGCTGATGCCGCCGATGGGGCTCCTCGGAGCCTGGATAGGACTCTCCGTGCGCGCAAGCGGCGTCGAGATCGCCCCCGACAGGGTGCTGTCGTGGTTCATCATGGACTCTTTTCCGCCTCTCTTTGGCGGGCTGATCTGGGGCGGCGTCCTCATCACCGTCGTCGGCTGCGCGGCGGGCCTTATTCTCGGCATCGCCACCAATATAACAAAGAACTTCATCCCCAAAAGGATAATGGAAAGATACGCCTCAAAAGACAGCGCCATACAGCAGGGGCTCGTAATATTGATGATAATCCTCGCGGCGCTCTCCGGCGTCGGCGGCGCCGGTTCGATGATATTGGAATGGAGCTTCGTAAGCATGGGGCTGCGCGGCGCGGGAACTTTCTTCCCCTTCGTGCTCGCGGTGCTCAAACCAGGCTTCCTCTCTCCGCCCTGGGCGCTCGCCTCCAGCATCGGAGGACTCGCGGGAATGCTGTTGTGGGCGGCGGCGGGACTGCCTCAGGACCCGCTCTTCGCCGGACTAGCGGTCTCGGCGCTGTGCGTGGCGGCGGGAATCATCTTCGGAAAAAGGGAATTGCCCTTATAA
- a CDS encoding serine kinase produces MTIDDICAALGGERQCQGDGGREVTEAIAGDLLSFIMGVAQEGSLWVTIQAHLNVAAVAVLKDLPMIIIASGRRAPEDLIERCKTENITILSVPESLYEVCAKLSALGVKG; encoded by the coding sequence TTGACGATAGACGATATCTGCGCGGCGCTGGGCGGCGAACGGCAGTGCCAGGGAGACGGCGGACGCGAGGTCACGGAGGCTATAGCCGGTGATCTGCTGAGCTTTATAATGGGCGTCGCTCAGGAAGGCTCTCTATGGGTTACGATCCAGGCGCACCTGAATGTCGCCGCCGTCGCGGTGCTCAAGGATCTGCCGATGATCATCATCGCCTCTGGCCGCCGCGCGCCGGAGGATCTCATCGAACGCTGCAAAACGGAAAACATAACGATACTCTCCGTTCCTGAGAGCCTCTATGAAGTCTGCGCAAAACTCAGCGCGCTGGGAGTAAAGGGATAG
- a CDS encoding DRTGG domain-containing protein has protein sequence MTLQELASLLDAKNISTSDDLNSIVVNNAYACDLMSDVLAFCTPGSLLLTGLTNVQIVRTAQMLDIPAIVFVRGKVPLEETVQLAKDNGIPILLTRYSMFEACGVLYEKGMKPSIQIQEM, from the coding sequence ATGACTTTGCAAGAATTGGCATCATTACTTGATGCTAAAAATATTTCAACATCGGACGATCTTAACAGTATTGTGGTAAACAACGCCTATGCATGTGATCTTATGAGCGATGTGCTCGCATTCTGCACGCCGGGCTCGCTACTTCTGACCGGGCTGACAAACGTGCAGATCGTGCGCACCGCGCAGATGCTCGACATCCCCGCCATCGTATTCGTGCGCGGAAAGGTCCCGCTTGAAGAGACCGTTCAGCTGGCGAAAGATAACGGGATCCCTATTCTCCTTACAAGATACAGTATGTTTGAAGCCTGTGGCGTCCTCTATGAGAAGGGTATGAAACCGAGCATACAGATTCAGGAGATGTAA
- a CDS encoding [Fe-Fe] hydrogenase large subunit C-terminal domain-containing protein produces MLHSVKISREACQGCVNCIRVCPAEAIRIVDGEISIIGELCIDCGECLRSCHRQALGIEEDDWNRLKETSRVSLVPDPVFFSQFSHYMNPSQLEEVLCSLDFNVLIDEVEEAFDLCAYATAQMIARTQGSSLPLISCYCPSVLRLIQSRFPELLSRVVHICSPLELGADLWRMRTNSSVPVTLLAPCSSKITMIKEPQGRERSPINHAVTVRRVARSIMASNVSLGTGQAPKERNNRWVQWARRGGEARHIQAFSEKKLTMLAVSGMRNTIDVLQELKLGRLRSVDFIECRVCDTGCIGGIGTADSRFLANLRLNNMETSWNITPKDLRRVEELYAMDFWSITKEYLPRPRLPLSDNVADAMVKLQQMKEIYSGLPHIDCGSCGRPSCQAMAEEIVRGHGSVTDCIFKLREGIASLANKIVILSESQPQTLKRKGGAN; encoded by the coding sequence ATGCTCCACAGCGTTAAAATCTCCAGAGAGGCGTGTCAGGGATGTGTAAACTGCATCAGGGTATGTCCAGCCGAAGCCATCCGAATCGTTGACGGTGAGATCAGCATTATCGGGGAGTTATGTATCGACTGCGGCGAATGCTTACGTTCCTGCCACCGGCAGGCGCTCGGCATAGAGGAGGACGACTGGAACCGCCTAAAGGAAACCTCACGGGTTTCACTGGTCCCCGACCCCGTTTTTTTCTCGCAGTTCAGCCATTACATGAATCCGTCCCAGCTTGAAGAGGTCCTCTGCTCCCTTGATTTCAATGTACTGATCGACGAGGTGGAAGAGGCTTTCGATCTTTGCGCCTACGCGACCGCGCAGATGATCGCGCGCACGCAGGGTTCTTCGCTCCCGCTCATATCCTGCTACTGCCCCTCCGTGCTGCGGCTCATACAGTCGCGTTTCCCCGAGCTGCTGTCGCGGGTCGTACATATATGTTCTCCGCTTGAGCTGGGGGCAGACCTCTGGCGCATGAGGACGAACAGCAGCGTGCCCGTGACGCTGCTTGCCCCCTGTTCTTCAAAGATCACGATGATCAAGGAGCCTCAGGGACGTGAACGCTCGCCGATAAACCACGCGGTCACTGTCCGCCGGGTGGCGCGCAGCATCATGGCGAGTAATGTCTCGCTGGGCACCGGACAGGCGCCGAAGGAGCGCAACAACCGCTGGGTGCAGTGGGCGCGGCGCGGCGGCGAAGCCCGCCATATTCAGGCGTTTTCCGAAAAGAAGCTGACGATGCTAGCCGTCTCCGGCATGAGGAACACTATAGACGTATTGCAGGAGCTCAAGCTTGGAAGGCTGCGTTCGGTGGACTTCATCGAATGCCGCGTCTGCGATACGGGCTGCATCGGCGGCATCGGCACGGCCGACTCGCGCTTCCTCGCTAACCTTAGACTCAATAACATGGAGACCAGCTGGAATATAACGCCAAAGGACCTGCGGCGTGTTGAAGAGCTCTACGCGATGGATTTCTGGTCCATCACCAAAGAATATCTGCCGCGCCCGCGTCTGCCGCTCTCCGACAATGTAGCGGACGCGATGGTGAAGCTCCAGCAGATGAAGGAGATATATTCCGGTCTGCCGCATATCGACTGCGGCTCCTGTGGGCGTCCCTCTTGCCAGGCGATGGCCGAGGAGATCGTGCGCGGCCACGGCTCGGTCACCGACTGCATCTTCAAGCTTCGCGAGGGTATCGCCTCGCTGGCCAATAAGATCGTGATTCTTTCGGAATCACAGCCTCAGACATTGAAGAGAAAGGGTGGAGCGAATTGA
- a CDS encoding OmpH family outer membrane protein produces the protein MVSRKTVLVSILAVTAALFMAGSAFAADVIGTISTQKIMLQHPKFEQVQKQLKDITASKQKEAQTAIDKESDDKKKAQIYQSKRQELAKEEQKLMEPLFKDINLAIRTVANQKKLTVVVDKEAVFYGGIDITDAVIAELKKK, from the coding sequence ATGGTTTCGAGAAAGACAGTTTTAGTATCAATTTTAGCTGTGACAGCCGCTCTGTTTATGGCAGGTTCGGCCTTTGCAGCTGATGTGATCGGTACGATAAGCACACAGAAGATCATGCTCCAGCATCCTAAGTTTGAGCAGGTCCAGAAGCAGCTCAAGGACATCACCGCGAGCAAGCAGAAGGAAGCCCAGACGGCGATAGACAAGGAATCAGACGATAAGAAAAAGGCCCAGATCTACCAGTCGAAGCGCCAGGAGCTTGCGAAGGAAGAGCAGAAGCTCATGGAGCCGCTCTTCAAGGATATCAACCTTGCGATCAGGACTGTGGCGAACCAGAAGAAGCTCACCGTCGTCGTGGACAAGGAAGCGGTATTCTACGGCGGTATCGATATCACGGACGCGGTGATCGCGGAGCTCAAGAAGAAGTAA
- a CDS encoding adenosine-specific kinase codes for MAENLNIGIVQVDIPEDANVIVGQSHFIKTVEDLYEAMVTAAPCFEFGIAFCEASGDCLIRHDGNNAEMEQAAVENAKRINAGHVFIIVMRKGYPINVLNRIKDTQEVCRIFAATANPLQLLVAESGQGRGVLGVIDGFTTKGVEDEKGQEWRRMLLRDIIGYKR; via the coding sequence ATGGCTGAGAATCTGAATATAGGTATCGTGCAGGTGGATATTCCCGAAGATGCGAACGTCATCGTGGGGCAGAGCCATTTTATAAAAACGGTGGAGGATCTCTATGAGGCGATGGTGACTGCCGCTCCCTGTTTTGAGTTCGGCATTGCCTTCTGCGAGGCCTCTGGAGACTGCCTCATCCGCCACGATGGGAACAACGCCGAGATGGAGCAGGCCGCGGTGGAGAACGCGAAGAGGATAAACGCGGGCCATGTTTTTATTATCGTGATGCGCAAGGGCTATCCCATCAATGTGCTGAACAGGATAAAGGATACGCAGGAGGTCTGCCGCATCTTTGCCGCGACGGCGAATCCGCTGCAGCTGCTGGTCGCCGAGAGCGGGCAGGGGCGCGGCGTGCTGGGCGTGATCGACGGCTTTACGACGAAGGGCGTTGAGGACGAGAAGGGCCAGGAATGGCGCAGGATGCTGCTGAGGGATATCATCGGATATAAGAGGTAA
- a CDS encoding helix-turn-helix domain-containing protein: protein MAVNKNCVAPGELLKDTHFGYTLSILGGKHKMIIIYLIAQRDNNIRFNELHREMGGVSYRALSMALKELAASGIVERREYPQVPPKVEYSLTEKGLSLLPIMDAMCLWGREHS, encoded by the coding sequence ATGGCAGTAAACAAAAATTGCGTCGCGCCGGGAGAGCTGCTGAAGGATACTCATTTTGGCTACACGCTCTCTATACTCGGCGGGAAACATAAGATGATCATCATCTACCTGATCGCGCAGAGGGATAATAATATCCGCTTCAACGAACTGCACCGCGAGATGGGCGGCGTCTCTTACAGGGCGCTGAGCATGGCGCTGAAGGAGCTTGCGGCCTCAGGCATCGTAGAGCGGCGCGAGTATCCGCAGGTGCCGCCGAAGGTGGAGTATTCCCTCACGGAAAAAGGGCTCTCATTGCTTCCGATCATGGACGCCATGTGTCTCTGGGGCAGGGAACACAGCTGA
- a CDS encoding flavodoxin family protein, protein MGEKKILTMLLGSPRKGGNSETLADALAAGAAEKGYEVRKVRLAGMTLKGCIDCRRCWSAGTPCIQRDDMDKVYADIEAADVVALVSPLYFFTWPAQIKPVFDRLLPFYAKEAPRGLKGKKTLLLSVAGDNEAEVFDGLRATYRLTANYLGWENAGEVCAHGIYTRGEMEEKGAAWLEAAKELGRGL, encoded by the coding sequence ATGGGAGAGAAAAAAATACTGACGATGCTTCTGGGCAGCCCGAGAAAAGGCGGCAACTCCGAGACGCTGGCCGACGCCCTCGCCGCGGGCGCGGCGGAAAAGGGTTATGAGGTGAGAAAGGTCCGTCTGGCCGGAATGACCCTCAAGGGCTGCATCGACTGCCGCCGCTGCTGGAGCGCGGGGACGCCCTGCATTCAGCGCGACGACATGGATAAAGTCTACGCGGATATCGAGGCGGCGGATGTCGTCGCCCTCGTCTCGCCGCTCTACTTCTTCACCTGGCCGGCGCAGATCAAGCCGGTATTCGACCGGCTGCTGCCCTTCTACGCCAAAGAGGCCCCGCGCGGACTCAAAGGCAAAAAGACGCTCCTCCTCTCAGTAGCGGGAGACAACGAGGCGGAAGTTTTCGACGGACTGCGGGCAACCTACCGCCTTACGGCCAATTACCTCGGCTGGGAAAACGCCGGCGAGGTCTGCGCGCACGGAATCTATACGCGCGGTGAGATGGAAGAGAAGGGAGCCGCCTGGCTCGAAGCGGCGAAGGAACTTGGCAGAGGGCTCTAA
- a CDS encoding ATP-binding protein — protein sequence MGAPVCLEYRIEGNDFMVAGAASNNIKNTLKMLGIASDVCRRVAIITYEAEINLVIHAGGGTLQAMISEDHVDLVVKDEGPGIADISKAMTAGYSTATEQAREMGFGAGMGLPNIKRNSDTFEIESEVGKGTTLRSTVFFNKN from the coding sequence ATGGGAGCCCCTGTCTGTCTTGAATACAGAATTGAGGGGAACGATTTTATGGTTGCCGGCGCAGCCTCGAATAATATAAAAAATACCCTCAAAATGTTAGGAATAGCTTCCGATGTCTGCAGGCGTGTCGCGATCATCACCTACGAAGCCGAGATCAATCTGGTGATCCACGCCGGCGGCGGAACTCTGCAGGCGATGATATCGGAGGATCATGTGGATCTGGTGGTTAAAGACGAAGGTCCCGGAATCGCCGACATCAGCAAGGCGATGACCGCTGGCTACAGCACGGCGACGGAGCAGGCCCGGGAAATGGGTTTCGGCGCCGGCATGGGACTGCCGAACATAAAGCGCAACAGTGATACATTTGAAATAGAATCAGAGGTAGGTAAGGGAACTACGCTCAGAAGTACGGTGTTTTTTAATAAAAATTAA